The following coding sequences lie in one Arabidopsis thaliana chromosome 3, partial sequence genomic window:
- a CDS encoding lyase (lyases; BEST Arabidopsis thaliana protein match is: Late embryogenesis abundant protein (LEA) family protein (TAIR:AT4G13230.1); Has 4 Blast hits to 4 proteins in 1 species: Archae - 0; Bacteria - 0; Metazoa - 0; Fungi - 0; Plants - 4; Viruses - 0; Other Eukaryotes - 0 (source: NCBI BLink).) gives MHSMQVQLLEFFSPSRQNTSTRVRGWRIPFVMNPTTNAQEKLAKKADEGAKTIFDATGNLKDKTRMQQKKRWIK, from the exons ATGCACTCAATGCAGGTGCAACTCCTAGAGTTCTTCTCCCCGTCACGACAAAACACTTCCAC ACGAGTACGAGGATGGAGAATTCCGTTTGTGATGAATCCAACAACTAATGCACAAGAAAAA TTGGCGAAGAAGGCGGATGAAGGAGCGAAGACGATCTTTGACGCTACCGGAAATTTGAAGGATAAGACAAGAATGCAGCAGAAGAAACGTTGGATAAAGTGA
- the ABI3 gene encoding AP2/B3-like transcriptional factor family protein (ABA INSENSITIVE 3 (ABI3); CONTAINS InterPro DOMAIN/s: Transcriptional factor B3 (InterPro:IPR003340); BEST Arabidopsis thaliana protein match is: AP2/B3-like transcriptional factor family protein (TAIR:AT3G26790.1); Has 4494 Blast hits to 2758 proteins in 300 species: Archae - 0; Bacteria - 132; Metazoa - 1104; Fungi - 405; Plants - 1155; Viruses - 101; Other Eukaryotes - 1597 (source: NCBI BLink).), producing the protein MKSLHVAANAGDLAEDCGILGGDADDTVLMDGIDEVGREIWLDDHGGDNNHVHGHQDDDLIVHHDPSIFYGDLPTLPDFPCMSSSSSSSTSPAPVNAIVSSASSSSAASSSTSSAASWAILRSDGEDPTPNQNQYASGNCDDSSGALQSTASMEIPLDSSQGFGCGEGGGDCIDMMETFGYMDLLDSNEFFDTSAIFSQDDDTQNPNLMDQTLERQEDQVVVPMMENNSGGDMQMMNSSLEQDDDLAAVFLEWLKNNKETVSAEDLRKVKIKKATIESAARRLGGGKEAMKQLLKLILEWVQTNHLQRRRTTTTTTNLSYQQSFQQDPFQNPNPNNNNLIPPSDQTCFSPSTWVPPPPQQQAFVSDPGFGYMPAPNYPPQPEFLPLLESPPSWPPPPQSGPMPHQQFPMPPTSQYNQFGDPTGFNGYNMNPYQYPYVPAGQMRDQRLLRLCSSATKEARKKRMARQRRFLSHHHRHNNNNNNNNNNQQNQTQIGETCAAVAPQLNPVATTATGGTWMYWPNVPAVPPQLPPVMETQLPTMDRAGSASAMPRQQVVPDRRQGWKPEKNLRFLLQKVLKQSDVGNLGRIVLPKKEAETHLPELEARDGISLAMEDIGTSRVWNMRYRFWPNNKSRMYLLENTGDFVKTNGLQEGDFIVIYSDVKCGKYLIRGVKVRQPSGQKPEAPPSSAATKRQNKSQRNINNNSPSANVVVASPTSQTVK; encoded by the exons ATGAAAAGCTTGCATGTGGCGGCCAACGCCGGAGATCTGGCTGAGGATTGTGGAATACTCGGTGGAGACGCTGATGATACTGTTTTGATGGATGGAATTGATGAAGTTGGTAGAGAGATCTGGTTAGATGACCATGGAGGAGATAATAATCATGTTCATGGTCATCAAGATGATGATTTGATTGTTCATCATGACCCTTCAATCTTCTATGGAGATCTCCCAACGCTTCCTGATTTCCCATGCATgtcgtcttcatcatcgtcttcaaCATCTCCAGCTCCTGTCAACGCAATCGTCTCCTcagcctcttcttcttcggcaGCTTCTTCCTCCACTTCCTCAGCTGCTTCTTGGGCTATATTGAGATCAGATGGAGAAGATCCGactccaaaccaaaaccaatacGCATCAGGAAACTGTGACGACTCTTCTGGTGCATTGCAATCCACAGCTTCCATGGAGATTCCATTAGACAGCAGTCAAGGTTTTGGTTGCGGCGAAGGCGGTGGTGATTGCATTGATATGATGGAGACTTTCGGGTACATGGATCTACTTGATAGCAACGAGTTCTTTGACACCTCAGCTATATTTAGCCAAGACGACGACACGCAAAACCCTAACTTGATGGACCAAACCCTTGAGAGACAAGAAGACCAGGTCGTTGTTCCGATGATGGAGAATAACAGTGGTGGAGACATGCAAATGATGAATTCTTCCTTGGAACAGGACGATGATCTCGCTGCTGTGTTTTTGGAGTGGCTAAAGAACAACAAGGAGACTGTGTCGGCTGAGGATTTGAGGAaagtaaagataaagaaagctACGATTGAATCAGCGGCAAGAAGACTAGGCGGTGGTAAAGAAGCGATGAAGCAGCTTTTAAAGCTGATTCTTGAATGGGTCCAAACTAATCACTTACAAAGAAGAcgcaccaccaccaccaccaccaacctCTCTTATCAACAATCATTCCAACAAGATCCatttcaaaaccctaaccctaataaCAACAACCTAATCCCACCGTCCGACCAAACCTGTTTCTCACCTTCAACATGGGttcctccaccaccacaacaacaaGCTTTTGTCTCGGACCCGGGTTTTGGATACATGCCTGCTCCAAACTATCCGCCACAGCCAGAGTTCCTTCCTTTACTTGAATCTCCACCGTCAtggccaccaccaccacagTCTGGTCCCATGCCACATCAACAATTCCCCATGCCGCCAACCTCGCAGTATAATCAATTTGGAGATCCAACAGGTTTCAATGGATACAACATGAATCCGTACCAATATCCTTATGTTCCTGCAGGACAAATGAGAGATCAGAGATTACTCCGTTTGTGTTCCTCAGCAACTAAAGAGGCAAGAAAGAAACGGATGGCGAGACAGAGGAGGTTCTTGTCTCATCACCACagacataacaacaacaacaacaacaacaacaataatcaGCAGAACCAAACCCAAATCGGAGAAACCTGTGCCGCGGTGGCTCCACAACTTAACCCCGTGGCCACAACCGCCACGGGAGGGACCTGGATGTATTGGCCTAATGTCCCGGCAGTGCCGCCTCAATTACCGCCAGTGATGGAGACTCAGTTACCTACCATGGACCGAGCTGGCTCAGCTTCTGCTATGCCACGTCAGCAGGTGGTACCAGATCGCCGGCAG GGATGGAAACCAGAAAAGAATTTGCGGTTTCTCTTGCAGAAAGTCTTGAAGCAAAGCGACGTGGGTAACCTCGGAAGGATCGTTTTGCCAAAA aaagaaGCTGAGACACACTTGCCGGAGCTAGAGGCAAGAGACGGCATCTCTCTGGCCATGGAAGACATCGGAACCTCTCGTGTTTGGAACATGCGCTACAG GTTTTGGCCTAACAACAAAAGCAGGATGTATCTCCTCGAGAACACCG GCGATTTTGTGAAAACCAATGGGCTCCAAGAAGGTGATTTCATAGTCATATACTCCGACGTCAAATGTGGCAAATAT TTGATACGAGGGGTTAAAGTAAGACAACCGAGCGGACAAAAGCCGGAGGCCCCACCGTCGTCAGCAGCTACgaagagacaaaacaagtCGCAAAGGAACATAAACAATAACTCTCCGTCGGCGAATGTGGTGGTCGCTTCACCAACTTCTCAAACTGTTAAatga
- the TMKL1 gene encoding transmembrane kinase-like 1 (transmembrane kinase-like 1 (TMKL1); FUNCTIONS IN: protein serine/threonine kinase activity, kinase activity, ATP binding; INVOLVED IN: transmembrane receptor protein tyrosine kinase signaling pathway, protein amino acid phosphorylation; LOCATED IN: plasma membrane; EXPRESSED IN: 21 plant structures; EXPRESSED DURING: 13 growth stages; CONTAINS InterPro DOMAIN/s: Protein kinase, catalytic domain (InterPro:IPR000719), Leucine-rich repeat-containing N-terminal domain, type 2 (InterPro:IPR013210), Leucine-rich repeat (InterPro:IPR001611), Serine-threonine/tyrosine-protein kinase (InterPro:IPR001245), Protein kinase-like domain (InterPro:IPR011009); BEST Arabidopsis thaliana protein match is: inflorescence meristem receptor-like kinase 2 (TAIR:AT3G51740.1); Has 102882 Blast hits to 72978 proteins in 2721 species: Archae - 76; Bacteria - 8021; Metazoa - 22133; Fungi - 3923; Plants - 58593; Viruses - 201; Other Eukaryotes - 9935 (source: NCBI BLink).), with translation MGMEALRFLHVIFFFVLILHCHCGTSLSGSSDVKLLLGKIKSSLQGNSESLLLSSWNSSVPVCQWRGVKWVFSNGSPLQCSDLSSPQWTNTSLFNDSSLHLLSLQLPSANLTGSLPREIGEFSMLQSVFLNINSLSGSIPLELGYTSSLSDVDLSGNALAGVLPPSIWNLCDKLVSFKIHGNNLSGVLPEPALPNSTCGNLQVLDLGGNKFSGEFPEFITRFKGVKSLDLSSNVFEGLVPEGLGVLELESLNLSHNNFSGMLPDFGESKFGAESFEGNSPSLCGLPLKPCLGSSRLSPGAVAGLVIGLMSGAVVVASLLIGYLQNKKRKSSIESEDDLEEGDEEDEIGEKEGGEGKLVVFQGGENLTLDDVLNATGQVMEKTSYGTVYKAKLSDGGNIALRLLREGTCKDRSSCLPVIRQLGRIRHENLVPLRAFYQGKRGEKLLIYDYLPNISLHDLLHESKPRKPALNWARRHKIALGIARGLAYLHTGQEVPIIHGNIRSKNVLVDDFFFARLTEFGLDKIMVQAVADEIVSQAKSDGYKAPELHKMKKCNPRSDVYAFGILLLEILMGKKPGKSGRNGNEFVDLPSLVKAAVLEETTMEVFDLEAMKGIRSPMEEGLVHALKLAMGCCAPVTTVRPSMEEVVKQLEENRPRNRSALYSPTETRSDAETPF, from the exons ATGGGCATGGAAGCTTTGAGATTTCTTcatgttatcttcttctttgtgctAATTCTTCACTGTCATTGTGGAACATCTCTCTCTGGTTCTTCTGATGTGAAGCTTCTTTTAGGAAAAATCAAGTCTTCACTACAAGGAAACAGTGAGAGCTTACTGTTGTCTTCTTGGAACTCCTCTGTTCCTGTTTGTCAATGGAGAGGTGTAAAATGGGTATTTTCAAATGGGTCTCCTCTTCAATGTAGTGACCTCTCTTCACCACAATGGACTAATACCTCTCTGTTCAACGACTCTTCTCTtcaccttctctctcttcagcTTCCTTCTGCTAATCTCACTGGTTCACTCCCTAGAGAGATTGGTGAGTTCTCTATGCTTCAAAGTGTGTTCCTCAACATCAATTCATTAAGTGGGTCAATCCCTCTTGAGCTTGGTTacacttcttctctctctgatGTTGATTTGAGTGGTAATGCCTTAGCTGGGGTTTTGCCTCCATCGATTTGGAACCTCTGTGATAAGCTTGTCTCTTTCAAGATTCATGGTAATAACTTGTCTGGGGTTTTGCCTGAGCCTGCTTTGCCAAATTCGACTTGTGGTAATCTCCAAGTTCTTGATTTGGGTGGTAATAAGTTCTCAGGTGAGTTTCCTGAGTTTATAACTAGGTTTAAAGGTGTGAAGTCACTTGATCTTTCAAGTAATGTCTTTGAAGGTCTTGTTCCTGAGGGTTTAGGTGTATTAGAGCTAGAAAGTCTCAATCTTTCTCATAATAACTTCAGTGGGATGTTGCCAGATTTTGGTGAGTCAAAGTTTGGAGCAGAATCTTTCGAAGGGAACAGTCCTAGCCTTTGTGGTTTGCCTTTGAAGCCTTGTCTAGGCTCCTCTAGGTTAAGTCCAGGTGCTGTTGCTGGTCTGGTGATTGGTTTAATGTCTGGAGCTGTTGTTGTGGCCTCGTTGTTAATAGGGTATTTgcagaacaagaaaagaaagagtagTATAGAGAGTGAAGATGATTTGGAAGaaggtgatgaagaagatgaaatcgGTGAGAAAGAAGGCGGTGAAGGAAAGTTAGTTGTGTTTCAAGGTGGTGAGAATCTGACGTTGGATGATGTTTTGAATGCTACTGGGCAAGTTATGGAGAAGACTAGCTATGGTACTGTCTATAAAGCTAAGCTTAGTGATGGAGGGAATATTGCATTGAGGCTATTGAGAGAAGGTACTTGCAAGGATAGAAGTTCTTGTCTGCCTGTTATAAGGCAGTTAGGACGCATTCGGCATGAGAATTTGGTTCCCTTGAGAGCTTTCTATCAAGGGAAGAGAGGAGAAAAGCTTCTCATCTATGACTATCTTCCCAACATAAGCTTACATGATTTGTTGCATG AAAGTAAACCTCGAAAGCCAGCTTTGAATTGGGCTAGGAGACACAAGATTGCACTTGGAATAGCGAGGGGACTTGCTTATCTTCATACTGGACAAGAAGTTCCTATCATCCATGGAAATATTAGATCAAAGAACGTGCTTGTGGACGACTTTTTCTTTGCAAGGCTAACTGAGTTTGGGCTTGACAAGATAATGGTACAGGCAGTAGCAGATGAGATTGTCTCGCAGGCGAAATCCGACGGGTACAAAGCACCTGAACTCCACAAGATGAAGAAATGCAATCCAAGGAGTGATGTTTACGCCTTTGGGATCCTTCTCTTGGAGATATTGATGGGTAAGAAACCAGGAAAGAGTGGAAGGAACGGTAATGAGTTTGTGGACTTGCCTTCTTTGGTTAAAGCTGCGGTGTTGGAAGAGACGACAATGGAGGTTTTCGACTTGGAGGCAATGAAAGGGATTAGGAGCCCAATGGAAGAAGGTTTGGTTCATGCATTGAAGCTAGCGATGGGATGTTGTGCTCCTGTTACAACAGTTAGACCCAGCATGGAAGAGGTTGTGAAGCAGTTGGAAGAGAACAGACCGAGGAATAGATCCGCATTGTACAGCCCAACCGAAACCAGGAGCGACGCCGAAACTCCATTTTGA
- a CDS encoding Pectin lyase-like superfamily protein (Pectin lyase-like superfamily protein; FUNCTIONS IN: pectate lyase activity; INVOLVED IN: biological_process unknown; LOCATED IN: endomembrane system; EXPRESSED IN: 23 plant structures; EXPRESSED DURING: 14 growth stages; CONTAINS InterPro DOMAIN/s: Pectin lyase fold/virulence factor (InterPro:IPR011050), AmbAllergen (InterPro:IPR018082), Pectate lyase/Amb allergen (InterPro:IPR002022), Pectin lyase fold (InterPro:IPR012334), Parallel beta-helix repeat (InterPro:IPR006626); BEST Arabidopsis thaliana protein match is: Pectin lyase-like superfamily protein (TAIR:AT4G13210.2); Has 1600 Blast hits to 1590 proteins in 262 species: Archae - 0; Bacteria - 665; Metazoa - 0; Fungi - 224; Plants - 703; Viruses - 0; Other Eukaryotes - 8 (source: NCBI BLink).) has product MVIFSRSFLALSTTLIILALCINSSTMAQETEDLNSHSSSNSSTANKLPNDDGAWNEHAVKNPEEVAAMVDMKIKNSTERRRLGFFSCATGNPIDDCWRCDRNWHLRRKRLANCAIGFGRNAIGGRDGRYYVVTDPSDHDAVNPRPGTLRHAVIQDRPLWIVFKRDMVITLTQELIMNSFKTIDGRGVNVAIAGGACITIQYVTNIIIHGINVHDCRRTGNAMVRSSPSHYGWRTMADGDAISIFGSSHIWIDHNSLSNCADGLIDAIMGSTAITISNNYMTHHNEVMLMGHSDSYTRDKLMQVTIAYNHFGEGLIQRMPRCRHGYFHVVNNDYTHWVMYAIGGSANPTINSQGNRFLAPGNPFAKEVTKRVGSWQGEWKQWNWRSQGDLMLNGAYFTKSGAAAPASYARASSLGAKPASVVSMLTYSSGALKCRIGMRC; this is encoded by the exons ATGGTGATCTTTAGCAGAAGCTTCTTAGCTCTCTCAACGACTCTAATCATTCTAGCATTATGTATAAATTCATCAACAAT GGctcaagaaacagaggacCTAAACTCTCATAGCTCGAGTAATTCATCAACGGCTAATAA GTTACCTAACGACGACGGTGCATGGAATGAACACGCAGTTAAAAACCCAGAAGAAGTAGCTGCAATGGTCGATAT gAAAATAAAGAACAGTACAGAGCGGAGGAGGTTAGGATTCTTCTCATGCGCCACCGGAAACCCAATAGACGACTGTTGGAGATGTGATCGGAATTGGCATCTCCGACGAAAGCGTCTCGCGAATTGCGCGATCGGATTCGGTCGTAACGCTATCGGAGGACGAGATGGTCGTTACTACGTAGTCACAGATCCATCTGACCACGACGCGGTTAATCCACGACCAGGAACACTCCGTCACGCTGTGATACAAGACCGTCCGTTATGGATCGTCTTCAAGCGAGACATGGTGATTACTCTAACTCAAGAGCTAATCATGAACAGCTTCAAAACAATCGATGGAAGAGGCGTGAACGTTGCAATCGCAGGCGGTGCTTGTATTACGATTCAGTATGTGACGAATATTATCATCCATGGGATTAATGTACATGATTGTAGAAGAACTGGTAATGCTATGGTTCGAAGCTCGCCGTCGCATTATGGGTGGAGGACTATGGCGGATGGTGATGCTATATCGATATTTGGATCGAGTCATATTTGGATTGATCATAACTCTTTGTCTAATTGTGCTGATGGTTTGATTGATGCTATTATGGGATCTACTGCTATTACTATCTCCAATAACTACATGACTCACCACAACGAG GTTATGTTGATGGGGCATAGTGATTCGTACACTAGAGACAAGTTGATGCAAGTGACAATAGCATATAACCATTTTGGGGAAGGGCTTATACAGAGAATGCCGAG GTGTAGACATGGTTATTTCCATGTTGTAAACAATGATTATACTCATTGGGTAATGTATGCAATTGGTGGAAGTGCTAACCCTACTATCAATAGTCAAGGCAATCGTTTCCTTGCCCCGGGCAACCCTTTCGCCAAAGAG GTGACAAAGAGGGTAGGTTCATGGCAAGGGGAATGGAAGCAATGGAACTGGAGATCTCAAGGAGACCTAATGCTCAACGGTGCCTACTTCACTAAATCTGGAGCTGCTGCTCCTGCAAGCTATGCCAGAGCCTCTAGCTTGGGAGCTAAACCAGCTTCTGTAGTAAGTATGCTTACCTACAGCTCCGGTGCCCTTAAATGCAGGATCGGTATGCGGTGTTAG
- a CDS encoding uncharacterized protein (BEST Arabidopsis thaliana protein match is: glycine-rich protein (TAIR:AT1G27090.1); Has 51 Blast hits to 50 proteins in 15 species: Archae - 0; Bacteria - 2; Metazoa - 0; Fungi - 0; Plants - 47; Viruses - 0; Other Eukaryotes - 2 (source: NCBI BLink).), translating into MAAVEGQISALISKRLRTLRKKYNRITDMEESISQGKTLNKEQEDTLRSKPIVSALIDELVKLRIPPPSAAISEETSPPAKNKKQQKLSHARKEVAEEENVTAKTDIEDCKISDDGINSEVSKDDTSPSSESSQGVTPSPLSRKARRKRNAKKPQIPQ; encoded by the exons ATGGCCGCCGTAGAAGGACAAATCTCGGCTCTCATCAGCAAACGTCTCCGTACTCTCCGCAAGAAATACAACCGTATAACTGACATGGAAGAGTCGATTTCTCAGGGGAAAACACTAAACAAGGAACAAGAAGACACCCTCCGTTCAAAGCCAATCGTCTCCGCCCTTATCGATGAGCTCGTAAAGCTCCGCATTCCTCCTCCTTCTGCAGCCATTTCAGAAGAGACCAGCCCCCCTGCTAAGAACAAGAAACAGCAAAAGTTATCCCAC GCACGTAAGGAGGTAGCTGAGGAGGAAAACGTGACGGCCAAGACAGATATCGAGGATTGCAAGATCTCTGATGATGGTATCAATTCTGAGGTTTCCAAGGACGATACTTCTCCTAGTAGCGAAAGCTCACAAGGTGTTACGCCATCGCCGCTTAGCAGAAAGGCACGACGTAAACGGAACGCGAAGAAACCTCAAATTCCACAGTGA